The Cryobacterium roopkundense sequence GAATTCGTTGAACGTGGCGACGGTCAGTTCAACCTTTCCGTCTGCGCTGTCGGTAGAACCGGTGGTGGCGGAGCATCCGGTTGCCAGGAGGGCAATGGATGCTGCGCCGGCGACGGCGGTAAAAATGGTGCGCGGGAAACTCTTCACGGTCACTCCTTTGTGTGTGCTGCGAAGGTCTGTGATCGTCTCTAACAAGGCGTGAGAGCGCTCTCAGGAGCAGTAGTCCGAGACTAACGGTCGGTCGCGGACTTCGTCAAGAGAGCGCTCTCACGAAATGGTCACGGTTCGATCACGGCTGCTGTGACGCCGAAGCTGCGGAGCCCTGCCAGCGCGTGCGGGGGCGGACTCACGCGTTGCAGCCACAACGCCAATCGCCGCAGTAGAGGCCGAGGTGATGCGGCCGCCGAGGTGACTGGGCCCGGCGGCGACCGGCCTATACGGCCGCCGCCGGGTGGCTCTATCGCTTGTAGTGGGGGCCGTCGTGGCCCTTCAGTGTCGGGACCGGCGGCCGGCCGCCTCGTCGCGGAGTTCTCCTCGGATCGACACTGGCGGGAGGGATGAAGTACACCACGTTGTCTCTGACCACCACGTCCCAGCCTTCGCGGTGGATCCGATGATGGCACGCACTACAGAGCATCACGCAGTTGGCTTGATTTGTCGGCCCGTCATGCGCTTTGTACCAACGAATGTGATGACCCTCCGCATAGCTCGGAGGCCTGTTACAGCCCGCCGTGGCGCACCCGCCGTCCCTCTCGATGGCCGCGAGCTTCTGCGCCGTCGTAAAGAGCCGTTTTCGGAGGCCGAAGTCGAGCACCTCGCTCTTCCCACCGAGGACCATCGGGATCAAACACGCCTCCGCCGCCATCCTTCGGGCCGTTCCGGCGGAGATCGGCTGTTCAACCCCATCCAGTTGCGCTTCACCGAGGCCGGTTTGTAGGGATTCGAGGGTCATCCTGACGATGATCGTCGTGTGATCCAGCGCCCCGAGCCCTTCCTTGCAGGAGAGAGCGTGACGCACGATGTCAATGAAGGCATCGAAGTTCATTTGCGGCATCGTGCGGCCGTCGCCGATGATCTCGTGGTTGTCACCACACCCGTCAGGATCTTCCTTGGCTTCAAACCTGGGTTTGCGCAGTTCCGCGCTGGTCATCCCGTCGATCGCGGTGTCCAGGTACGCCGCTGACACCGGGTCGGCGTCGAGCACGTAGCGTTTCATGCCGTTGGGCAGCACCATCCGCTTCAACCCCCGCCGCGACACCAGCACCTCCTCCCGCGGTTCCACCCCGTCCACGTCGAGGGCGTCCCGGTACCGAATGGACAGCTTCCGCACCGAATCGACCGGGTTGGTTACCGCGAACTCCACCAACTCCTTCTCCGCCGCGTCGAGGTCTTCGGTCGTGGCCCGTGGGGCGGCCTGCTCGAGGTTCGCGGTGATGTACAGCGCCGAATCCACGGTGAGCTCCCCCGCATTGACCGCTCGAGCGACCTCCGAATACTCCGGCGGCAGCTGCTCACCGATCAGACTCATCCGCGGCTTCGTCGCCTTCCCCACCCGAACCAACCGCCCAGCCTCCGCCATCGAGATGTGACCGAT is a genomic window containing:
- a CDS encoding HNH endonuclease signature motif containing protein — protein: MTTSTDLLVESTAALADTYSHSLGGGVCSEEEPNAGLDLQRMTDGGLLAVLNSNFEVVRQAQALLVRAAGELDDRFDHDSGIAAQTGNRNAAAALTDIGHISMAEAGRLVRVGKATKPRMSLIGEQLPPEYSEVARAVNAGELTVDSALYITANLEQAAPRATTEDLDAAEKELVEFAVTNPVDSVRKLSIRYRDALDVDGVEPREEVLVSRRGLKRMVLPNGMKRYVLDADPVSAAYLDTAIDGMTSAELRKPRFEAKEDPDGCGDNHEIIGDGRTMPQMNFDAFIDIVRHALSCKEGLGALDHTTIIVRMTLESLQTGLGEAQLDGVEQPISAGTARRMAAEACLIPMVLGGKSEVLDFGLRKRLFTTAQKLAAIERDGGCATAGCNRPPSYAEGHHIRWYKAHDGPTNQANCVMLCSACHHRIHREGWDVVVRDNVVYFIPPASVDPRRTPRRGGRPPVPTLKGHDGPHYKR